In one Erinaceus europaeus chromosome 3, mEriEur2.1, whole genome shotgun sequence genomic region, the following are encoded:
- the ALKAL2 gene encoding ALK and LTK ligand 2, translating into MHGPGRPLLLALLLVLGAAGRGAEPPGAAERHSLLRLLAEVVLELKRFQAGEAERPPLPGAPEDAPEPDEQRVEIVPRDLRMKDKFLKHLTGPLYFGPKCSKHFHRLYHNTRDCTIPAYYKRCARLLTRLAVSPMCMEG; encoded by the exons ATGCACGGCCCGGGGCGCCCGCTGCTGCTCGCgctgctgctggtgctgggggctgCGGGGCGCGGCGCGGAGCCTCCCGGGGCGGCCGAGCGACACTCGCTGCTGCGGCTGCTGGCCGAGGTCGTGCTGGAACTGAAGCGCTTCCAGGCGGGCGAGGCGGAGCGGCCGCCTCTGCCCGGAGCCCCAGAGGACGCTCCGGAGCCCGACGAGCAGCGCGTGG AAATTGTTCCTCGTGATCTAAGGATGAAGGACAAATTTCTAAAACACCTCACAG GACCCCTGTACTTCGGCCCCAAGTGCAGCAAGCACTTCCACAGGCTCTACCACAACACCCGAGACTGCACCATCCCCGCAT ACTACAAGAGGTGTGCCCGGCTCCTCACGAGGCTGGCTGTCAGCCCCATGTGCATGGAGGGGTGA